The sequence below is a genomic window from Vibrio spartinae.
GGCACCATGTAACGGGGAAGGTTCTGGAGCAGAAACTGCTCGAATGCCTGACGATCATCATCAGTATCCCGTTCAAGCAGGACAAACATCACCAGTTGGGTCAGTTTGTCCTGCCCATAAATCGGAATCACTGCCGACTGACGAACCCGACCGGAACGGGCTGCAACGTTTTCTATTTCAACCAGTTCGATACGGTTACCGTTCCATTTGACCTGCCCGTCTTTGCGTCCTTGCAGAAACAAATTGCCGGACTCATCCACATAGCCAAAGTCACCCGAACGGTAAAAACGTTCTCCGTCTCTGCTCCCGAATGCAACGTTCTGCGGATGGGAAGCCGGCAGATATCCCTGCGCAACCTGAGCACCGTAAATCACCACTTCCCCGATTTCACCGACTTGCAGTTCCTGCCCATCATCATCTTCGATACGGATACGGTTGATGCCCAGCGGCTGTCCCAGAGACAACCGCTGCGAATAGTGCATATCATCAGCCGTCACCGGACAGGCATGTGTCACACAGGTGGTTTCCGTCGGACCATAAGCATGCAGTACCTGCGCCTGAGGAAACCGCGCTTCGATTTTGGCAATCAACTGATGCGGCACAAATTCTCCACCGACAAAGAACACCCGCATTCCCGGCAGAGACTGCGCATTGAATTTCGGATCCAGACACATCATTTCCAGAAAACTGGGCGTGGAGAACCAACTTGATACTTCAACATCAGCTTCCTGAGTCATCAGGTAGATATTCTGACGGGGTAAAGCGTTATACTCGTGCGGTAGCATTACCACAGCTTTGCCAACCGCCAGAGAAGGAAAACAGTCAAGAATCCCCATGTCGAAAGCCAGACAGGCGTGATTGACATGAGCACCACCAGAATGGTTGCGTGTCAGACACGCTTTATACCACTGATAGAAATGCCCGAAGCTGTCATAGCCAATCATCACACCTTTCGGTACACCGGTACTTCCCGAAGTTGACAGCACATAGAAAATCGTATTATCTCCGCAGTCCCATTGCTGGAAGCGAAAATCAACCGAAGGTTGGTGTGCCGCAATAAAATGATTTTCTCGGCTTAGCGTCTGGTCCAGATAGGATGGTGCGCCAAGGATCAGCAGATCAGCCTCATGCATTGCCGCAATCTGTAACAGCCGGTATGGCGGATTCGCGGCATCAACCACCGTGAAGGAAA
It includes:
- a CDS encoding AMP-binding protein; the encoded protein is MFSNMMQAIIDRIHEQPEQIALVNRQGRVDFRTLGERTQAIADEIQQRHPNRVLIYGHKELDTFASMLACTLCGVSFTVVDAANPPYRLLQIAAMHEADLLILGAPSYLDQTLSRENHFIAAHQPSVDFRFQQWDCGDNTIFYVLSTSGSTGVPKGVMIGYDSFGHFYQWYKACLTRNHSGGAHVNHACLAFDMGILDCFPSLAVGKAVVMLPHEYNALPRQNIYLMTQEADVEVSSWFSTPSFLEMMCLDPKFNAQSLPGMRVFFVGGEFVPHQLIAKIEARFPQAQVLHAYGPTETTCVTHACPVTADDMHYSQRLSLGQPLGINRIRIEDDDGQELQVGEIGEVVIYGAQVAQGYLPASHPQNVAFGSRDGERFYRSGDFGYVDESGNLFLQGRKDGQVKWNGNRIELVEIENVAARSGRVRQSAVIPIYGQDKLTQLVMFVLLERDTDDDRQAFEQFLLQNLPRYMVPSSIHFVTALPMSLHGKIDRVKLQYQWHEQQVS